A region of Rhodamnia argentea isolate NSW1041297 chromosome 9, ASM2092103v1, whole genome shotgun sequence DNA encodes the following proteins:
- the LOC115736946 gene encoding primary amine oxidase gives MEARQSLRLMLLFFSIALIFLFTWVNLPSTLPDTAELLDCDATSPWCTSSKNRFQPKQRQPPTNLKNPVPRPHPRSHVSDTPQHPLDPLTLQELSRVRTLLLSHPLFANRAPYALHSVVLEEPDKPSVLAWRKGDPIPRQASVVASVAGESHLLTVDLDKGGVTAQGAGPLSGYPTMTIEDMTSATWAPLADPEFNRTVLARGVDLADLACLPISSGWFGRAEEGRRLIKVQCYSSKDTANFYMRPIEGLTVLLDMDTKRVVEITDKGSDIPIPTAANTDYRFSQFDQNRRAYRLINPISIEQPQGPSFTVEDGHVVKWANWEFHVKPDPRAGVIISRARVRDPESGQLRDVMYKGFTSELFVPYMDPTDAWYFKTYMDAGEYGFGLQAMPLDPLNDCPRNAYFMDGVFAAGDGTPYVRSDMVCIYESYAGDVGWRHAESPITGMEIREVRPKVTLVVRMAASVANYDYIVDWEFQTDGLIRVKVGLSGILMVKGSSYSNIDDIPGQEDLYGTLLSENVIGVIHDHYVTFHLDMDVDGADNSFVNVNIQKQETSPEESPRRSYLKAVRNVAKTEKDAQVKLKLYDPSEFHVVNPNKKTRVGNPIGYKIVPAGTAASLLAHDDPPQKRAAFTNNQIWVTPYNRTEQWAGGLFSYQSQGEDTLAVWSNRDRPIENKDIVVWYTLGFHHIPCQEDFPIMPTVSSSFDLKPVNFFESNPILRIPPNAEKDLPVCKAAASA, from the exons atggAGGCGAGGCAGTCCCTCCGGCTGATGTTACTATTCTTCAGCATAGCCCTGATCTTTCTCTTCACCTGGGTCAACCTCCCGTCCACGCTGCCCGACACGGCGGAGCTCCTCGACTGTGACGCCACCTCCCCCTGGTGCACCTCCTCCAAGAACCGCTTCCAGCCCAAGCAAAGGCAACCCCCCACCAACCTCAAGAACCCTGTGCCCCGCCCCCACCCCCGCTCCCACGTCTCCGACACCCCGCAACACCCCCTCGACCCCCTCACCCTCCAGGAGCTCAGCCGCGTCCGCaccctcctcctctcccaccCGCTCTTCGCCAACCGTGCCCCCTACGCCCTCCACTCTGTCGTCCTCGAGGAGCCCGACAAGCCCTCCGTCCTCGCCTGGCGGAAGGGCGACCCCATCCCCCGGCAGGCCTCCGTCGTCGCGAGCGTCGCCGGCGAGTCCCACCTGCTGACCGTCGACCTCGACAAGGGCGGCGTGACAGCGCAGGGGGCCGGACCCCTTTCCGGCTACCCGACGATGACCATAGAGGACATGACATCGGCCACATGGGCCCCGCTCGCGGACCCTGAGTTCAACCGCACGGTGTTGGCACGTGGGGTCGACCTGGCCGACCTCGCGTGCCTGCCAATCTCGAGCGGCTGGTTCGGCAGGGCCGAGGAGGGCCGGAGGCTGATCAAAGTCCAGTGCTACTCCTCGAAGGACACGGCCAATTTCTACATGCGACCAATCGAGGGGCTGACCGTTTTGCTCGACATGGACACGAAGCGCGTGGTTGAGATCACAGACAAAGGAAGCGACATACCAATCCCCACCGCCGCCAACACCGATTATCGATTCTCGCAATTCGATCAAAACCGGCGGGCTTATCGCCTGATCAACCCGATTTCCATCGAGCAGCCCCAAGGCCCGAGTTTCACCGTCGAGGACGGGCATGTCGTCAAGTGGGCGAACTGGGAATTCCACGTGAAGCCCGACCCGAGAGCCGGCGTGATCATCTCGCGGGCCAGGGTGCGTGACCCGGAGAGCGGCCAATTGAGGGACGTCATGTACAAGGGGTTCACGTCGGAGCTGTTCGTCCCTTACATGGACCCGACCGACGCGTGGTACTTCAAGACGTACATGGACGCGGGCGAGTACGGGTTCGGGCTCCAGGCCATGCCGCTCGACCCGCTCAACGACTGCCCGAGGAACGCATACTTCATGGACGGCGTGTTCGCGGCGGGCGACGGGACGCCGTACGTGAGGTCCGACATGGTGTGCATATACGAGAGCTACGCGGGCGACGTCGGGTGGAGGCACGCCGAGAGCCCGATCACGGGTATGGAG ATAAGGGAAGTGCGGCCAAAAGTGACATTAGTGGTTAGAATGGCAGCGTCAGTGGCGAACTATGATTACATCGTGGATTGGGAATTCCAAACGGATGGGCTAATCAGAGTCAAG GTTGGTCTCAGCGGTATTCTGATGGTGAAAGGCAGCTCCTATTCCAACATCGACGACATCCCGGGGCAGGAAGACCTCTACGGCACGCTCCTCTCGGAAAACGTCATCGGCGTCATCCACGACCACTACGTCACATTCCATCTCGACATGGATGTTGACGGCGCCGACAATTCCTTCGTGAATGTGAACATCCAGAAGCAGGAGACTTCCCCCGAGGAGTCGCCCCGGAGGAGCTACCTGAAAGCGGTCCGCAACGTGGCCAAGACCGAGAAGGACGCCCAAGTGAAGCTCAAGCTCTACGATCCATCCGAGTTCCACGTGGTCAACCCGAACAAGAAGACGCGGGTTGGGAACCCCATAGGGTACAAGATTGTCCCCGCGGGGACCGCGGCCAGCCTGCTGGCTCACGACGACCCACCTCAGAAGCGAGCCGCGTTCACGAACAACCAAATATGGGTCACCCCCTATAATCGGACCGAGCAATGGGCAGGCGGGCTGTTCTCTTACCAGAGCCAGGGCGAGGACACTCTCGCTGTGTGGTCGAACAG GGATCGGCCGATCGAGAACAAGGACATTGTGGTATGGTACACGTTGGGCTTCCATCACATTCCGTGTCAGGAGGACTTCCCGATCATGCCCACGGTGTCGTCCAGTTTCGACCTGAAACCGGTCAACTTCTTCGAGAGCAACCCCATTCTCCGGATCCCACCCAACGCGGAGAAGGACCTGCCGGTGTGCAAGGCTGCCGCTTCGGCTTGA